GTAGATGTTCCAACACAGCCCCCCTGCCCTCTACGCTCCCCCACAACAACCTTTCCCGGAAAAAAAAACGATACAGAGCGGGTCTTTGCAACCACATGGACGCAACAGAAGTATAAACATTTGTTGTTAAATTTTACCTTAGGCAAGTTTGCCGTCAGAGCCAAGAGAAGTGAGCAGATGATTGGAGTGTAGCCCAAATGCCAACCAAAGTTTGTAAAACAGGCATCTCTGTTAACGTTCTGTAAACTATCCTTTCAGGCGCAAACGCATCTGCTGCGGATGCGTAGCTTTACACCCGAAAGCAGCATGAAACTAATTTACAACCCTTAATTATCCACCTATGGAAGTACTTGACATCCGAAGCTTGCTGGAGAACATCGAACGGAAGGTGTGCCAGCAGGAGATTACCACCGACGAGGCCGTAACGAAGCTGATAAACAAGGAGATTGCAAAAGCCATCAACCTGAAGTACAGGAAAGAGCATGACGTGCAGGAAGACGCGCTGCAGAACATCTCGTGTACCACTGTTGAATGCTACCTCAAACACCTGAAAAATGTGGAGGAGAAACTGAAAACGCCTATGCATATATCGGCACAGTGCTCGCTTGTGGAAGAGCGTGAGATTAACCGCCGCCTGCTGCTCATCCTGAACCGCCTGAAAGGCTACAGCAGAAAGTAGAGCGCCCGCGGCAATTACTTGGTTACAACCTATCCTTCGGCAAGATCCCCATCTCTTTCGAAGGATTTTTTATGTCCGCACGCTTAAATAGACAGTAGACGCAAGACGACATCTCTATATAGCTTCTACCATCGACAGCCGGCATCCGAGCGCCACACGCAGATGCTCCTGTTGCACCAACCCCAGCTATTATATATAGATAGCCCGCCCCGGCTGAATAATAAACCTCTGCTCCCCTGCCCGAATCGTATTCGCCTCAAGGTGATTCAGGTCATTTTTTAACAGCACCCATGTACCGTACCTTGCAGGCCACTGGCTATATATAAACTGCCGCCTCAGTAATAGGCTGACGCAGCGGGCATATACAACTGCCTGAAAAACAAATAATGCCAACGGGGCACGCCGGCAATGCGCCGGATGAAACGAGGCTTTTAAAGATTGACCATACAAGAAGGGGAACAGAGATGAAAAAAGACATAGAAACCGAGGCAGACGTGAAACTGCTGGTAGACACATTTTACGACCGCGTGAACCAGGACGAGCTGCTGTCGCCGGTCTTCAACGACTTTGCCCGGGTAGACTGGCAGCACCACTTGCCCATCATGTACAGGTTCTGGAGCACCGTGCTCTTCGGAAGCATGGCCTACAAGGGGCAGCCTTTCCCGAAGCACCTGCCCCTGCCCGTAGACAGGCAGCACTTCAGCCGCTGGATAGAACTTTTCACGCAAACCCTGGCCGACCTGTTCGAAGGGGCCAGGGCCACCGATGCAAAACAGAAAGCCGCCGGCATTGCGCATATTTTCCAGATGCGGCTGGGGCTGATCGGGCAACCCTAAACAGGCTATTTTGCGTAGATACCGGCACGCTTGGGAAATCGTTTTCCGTCCTGGCTTTCATGGCACGGCACTTGTCAGAGAAATACAGCAAATACTTTGCAAAATCCGGCCCAGCGACAGGTGCCGGAGTGGCTATATAGCAGTAAAATATTTTTTAAGTGATACCAGAACCAGCACTTGCACAATAAAAATGCATTTGATATATTTGATTTGCACTTCATAAAAAAGACTGTTCCAACAAGTAAACGCTACAATATGATATAAAGCTCTACGTTACACTAATGTAGCTTTAACATGAATACATCCACCCTTATAAGCGACTCTGCTTTAGTTTCGCTTTATATCGCAGGCAAAGAGAGTGCGTTCGAACAACTGGTAAACAGGCACAAAAACAAAGTCTACACCACGATCTATTTAATAGTTAAAGATTCTTATACAGCCGAAGATCTGTTGCAGGATACGTTTATCAAAGCGATCCACACCATGAAAGGCGGCCGGTATAACGAGGAAGGCAAGTTCTCTTCGTGGATATGCCGCATTGCCCACAACCTGGCGATCGACCATTTCCGGAAGGAGAAGCGCAGCCCGATGATCATGCTGGAGGACGGCAGCAACGTGTTCAACAATATGTCTTTTTCGGAGGACTCGGCAGAGTCTATCCAGATAAAGGAGGACACGCACGCCCGCCTGCGCGAGCTTATCCAGACGCTGCCCCAGACGCAGCGGGAAGTGCTCATGATGCGGCATTACGCCGAGATGAGCTTTCAGGAGATAGCGGACGCTACTGGTGTGAGCATCAACACTGCCCTGGGTCGTATGCGCTACGCGCTCATCAACCTGCGGAAGAAGATGCAAAACAACAACATAGCATATGATAAAAACCTCTACTCAGAATGAGCTTATCCAGTATGTATACAACGAACTGGCCGATGAGGCCTTCGAGCAGCTGGAACTGGCTTTGGCGCAGGACATGGAGCTGGCAGACAGCTGCTCTGAGCTGCTCCTGATACAACAGCTGCTGGACGATGCCGTGAAAGCGCCCCGCCGGC
This window of the Pontibacter russatus genome carries:
- a CDS encoding group III truncated hemoglobin; protein product: MKKDIETEADVKLLVDTFYDRVNQDELLSPVFNDFARVDWQHHLPIMYRFWSTVLFGSMAYKGQPFPKHLPLPVDRQHFSRWIELFTQTLADLFEGARATDAKQKAAGIAHIFQMRLGLIGQP
- a CDS encoding RNA polymerase sigma factor, with translation MNTSTLISDSALVSLYIAGKESAFEQLVNRHKNKVYTTIYLIVKDSYTAEDLLQDTFIKAIHTMKGGRYNEEGKFSSWICRIAHNLAIDHFRKEKRSPMIMLEDGSNVFNNMSFSEDSAESIQIKEDTHARLRELIQTLPQTQREVLMMRHYAEMSFQEIADATGVSINTALGRMRYALINLRKKMQNNNIAYDKNLYSE